A section of the Agarivorans litoreus genome encodes:
- a CDS encoding anthranilate synthase component II → MLLIIDNYDSFTYNLYQYFSQLGIKVEVRRNDQITLEQIEQLAPSHLVISPGPCSPNEAGISLDVIARFAQRLPILGVCLGHQCIAQHFGAQVVRAAQAMHGKVRPIYHQQQSVFKGLANPQMVTRYHSLVVAKDSLPECLEVTAWSQDDEGEAHEIMGLKHRSLPIHAVQFHPESILTQQGLQLLANFVDSTK, encoded by the coding sequence ATGTTACTTATCATCGACAATTACGACTCATTTACCTACAACCTATATCAATACTTTTCGCAGTTAGGTATTAAGGTTGAAGTGCGTCGTAACGATCAAATTACTCTAGAGCAAATTGAACAATTAGCCCCCAGCCATTTGGTAATATCGCCAGGGCCCTGCTCGCCTAATGAGGCTGGCATATCTCTAGATGTGATTGCCAGGTTTGCTCAGCGCTTGCCTATTTTGGGGGTGTGTTTGGGGCATCAATGTATTGCGCAACATTTTGGCGCTCAGGTGGTGCGTGCAGCACAAGCTATGCACGGCAAAGTGCGGCCAATTTATCATCAGCAGCAATCAGTGTTTAAGGGCTTGGCTAATCCACAAATGGTAACGCGTTACCATTCTTTAGTGGTGGCGAAAGATAGCTTGCCAGAGTGCTTAGAAGTAACTGCATGGAGCCAAGATGATGAGGGCGAAGCGCATGAAATTATGGGCCTAAAACACCGGAGCTTACCGATCCATGCAGTGCAGTTTCATCCAGAAAGTATACTTACACAACAAGGTTTACAGTTATTAGCTAACTTTGTTGATTCTACAAAGTAG
- the astA gene encoding arginine N-succinyltransferase, protein MLVIRPIKETDYPALLQMAVGSGIGFTSLPVDEPLLREKLAHSIRSFASDIDHPGDLHYLMVAEDTETGEVVGTSAIDAAVGMASPFYTYHLGKVVHASRSLNVYNVVETLTLTNDYTGVTELCTLFLQESHRQGQNGRLLSKCRFLLMAEHPQRFNDSVIAEMRGVSDEQGRSPFWQWLQDNFFSVDFPTADYLTGVGKKEFIAELMPKYPIYVNLLSKEAQAVIGEVHEKTRPALRLLEAEGFCKHGYVDIFDAGPTVECPLKLIESVKHSFKVIVHVGQPSEAAEEMLLTNARLQEFRACVSQIELDSKKCHAVISKEAAMALEVTDGEQIRIGALRFEQ, encoded by the coding sequence ATGTTAGTTATCCGTCCTATTAAGGAAACGGATTACCCTGCCTTGTTACAAATGGCAGTGGGTTCGGGGATAGGCTTTACTTCTTTACCAGTAGACGAACCTTTATTGCGTGAAAAGCTCGCGCATTCTATTCGTTCGTTTGCCAGTGATATCGACCACCCTGGCGACCTGCATTATTTAATGGTGGCCGAGGATACCGAAACTGGTGAAGTAGTGGGTACCAGCGCCATAGATGCCGCAGTAGGCATGGCCAGCCCATTTTATACTTATCATCTCGGCAAAGTTGTACATGCTTCACGTAGCCTAAATGTATACAACGTGGTGGAAACCCTCACCTTAACCAATGATTACACCGGTGTGACCGAGCTATGCACCTTGTTTTTGCAAGAGTCTCACCGACAAGGCCAAAATGGTCGCTTATTGTCGAAGTGTCGCTTTTTGTTAATGGCCGAGCACCCGCAACGTTTTAACGACTCAGTTATTGCCGAAATGCGCGGCGTATCCGATGAACAAGGCCGTTCACCGTTCTGGCAATGGCTGCAAGATAACTTCTTTAGTGTTGATTTCCCTACCGCCGACTACCTAACAGGTGTAGGTAAGAAAGAGTTTATTGCTGAACTTATGCCCAAGTATCCCATTTACGTCAATTTACTTAGCAAAGAAGCGCAAGCCGTAATTGGTGAAGTACATGAAAAAACTCGACCGGCGCTGCGATTATTAGAGGCCGAGGGTTTCTGCAAACACGGTTATGTAGACATCTTTGATGCTGGCCCTACCGTAGAGTGTCCTCTCAAGCTGATTGAGAGCGTGAAGCATTCCTTCAAAGTAATTGTACATGTTGGGCAACCTAGCGAAGCAGCCGAAGAAATGCTGCTTACCAATGCGCGTTTACAAGAGTTTAGAGCATGTGTTTCTCAGATAGAGTTAGATAGCAAAAAATGCCACGCAGTGATTTCTAAAGAAGCTGCTATGGCCTTAGAAGTGACCGATGGTGAGCAAATTCGCATTGGCGCACTGCGTTTCGAACAATAA
- the astD gene encoding succinylglutamate-semialdehyde dehydrogenase — protein sequence MEHLNQFINGQWLAGEGEAFNSIDPAKNVSVWQGKSAVASQVDKAVTAARDSQFAWYMSGVEARLAIIKKFAGLLEENKEALALVIAQETGKPLWETRTEIAAMIGKAGISEKAYFERTGESSSELPIATAVLRHKPHGVVAVFGPYNFPGHLPNGHIIPALIAGNTVVLKPSELTPKTSEQVVKLWQQAGLPEGVLNLVQGEVETGKALASHPGIDGLFFTGSSNTGHVLHQQFASQPDKILALEMGGNNPLVVAEVDDVDAAVHDIVQSAFISAGQRCTCARRLYLPKTEQAEQILERLVSVTKAIEVGDYDAEQQPFIGAMISAKAAAGMVAAQEKLTALGGECLVELEQANADKGFVSPGIIEVSKIADLPDEEYFGPLLQVVRYDDWDSAIAQANNTRYGLSAGLLSNDAALWENFRHRIRAGIVNWNRSITGASSAAPFGGVGASGNHRASAKYAADYCAYPVASMEGKASVMPATLSPGLHF from the coding sequence ATGGAACATTTAAATCAGTTTATTAACGGTCAATGGTTGGCGGGTGAGGGCGAGGCTTTTAACTCGATTGATCCTGCTAAAAATGTGTCGGTGTGGCAGGGCAAGTCAGCAGTTGCGAGCCAAGTAGATAAGGCAGTAACTGCAGCACGAGACAGCCAATTTGCTTGGTACATGAGCGGTGTTGAGGCGCGCCTTGCTATCATCAAAAAATTTGCTGGCTTGCTTGAAGAAAACAAAGAAGCCTTAGCCTTGGTAATCGCTCAAGAAACGGGAAAACCTTTATGGGAAACTCGTACTGAAATTGCAGCAATGATCGGCAAGGCAGGCATTTCAGAGAAAGCCTATTTTGAGCGTACTGGCGAGTCAAGCTCTGAGCTGCCCATTGCAACTGCAGTATTGCGTCATAAGCCTCATGGAGTGGTTGCGGTTTTTGGTCCCTACAACTTTCCGGGGCATTTACCTAATGGTCATATCATCCCAGCGTTGATCGCAGGTAATACAGTGGTGCTTAAACCTTCGGAGCTAACACCTAAGACATCTGAGCAAGTTGTGAAGCTATGGCAACAAGCAGGTTTGCCCGAGGGCGTGCTTAATCTTGTTCAAGGTGAAGTGGAAACTGGCAAAGCCTTAGCCTCACATCCGGGAATTGACGGTTTGTTCTTTACGGGCAGTTCTAATACTGGCCACGTTCTGCATCAACAGTTTGCTAGCCAGCCAGATAAAATCTTGGCTTTAGAGATGGGCGGTAACAATCCCTTAGTTGTGGCTGAGGTTGATGATGTAGATGCGGCGGTTCACGATATTGTGCAATCAGCCTTTATCTCTGCAGGCCAGCGCTGCACCTGTGCACGCCGCTTGTATTTACCAAAAACCGAGCAAGCCGAGCAAATCCTTGAGCGTTTAGTATCTGTGACTAAGGCGATTGAAGTGGGTGACTACGATGCCGAGCAACAGCCCTTCATTGGTGCCATGATCAGTGCAAAAGCCGCTGCGGGTATGGTTGCCGCTCAAGAAAAGTTAACAGCATTGGGTGGTGAGTGTTTAGTTGAACTTGAGCAAGCAAATGCAGATAAAGGCTTTGTTAGCCCAGGTATTATTGAGGTGAGTAAAATAGCCGATTTACCCGATGAAGAATACTTTGGCCCTTTGCTGCAAGTGGTTCGTTATGACGATTGGGACAGTGCAATTGCTCAAGCCAATAACACCCGATACGGTTTATCTGCGGGTTTGTTAAGTAACGATGCAGCTCTGTGGGAAAACTTCCGCCACCGCATTCGAGCAGGTATTGTTAATTGGAATCGCTCAATTACTGGCGCTTCTAGCGCAGCGCCTTTTGGTGGGGTAGGTGCTTCGGGTAATCATCGGGCTAGCGCGAAGTATGCTGCCGATTATTGTGCTTACCCAGTGGCGTCGATGGAAGGTAAAGCCAGTGTCATGCCTGCAACCTTAAGTCCAGGCTTACACTTCTAA
- a CDS encoding DUF1338 domain-containing protein encodes MTIDLFFERLWQQYLAVTPSAESIHALLGGGAPIVNDHIAVRTFNLPNTGVEAFAKHLLAMGYIQGGTYHFANKHLDAAHFEHSDPTVPKVFISELQVESLSPQAQAIVQRLACQVNDELYQRPEVFFSGRPWQLSYSDYQALLAESEYAAWLAAYGYRANHFTVSVNQLAGYQSLQAVNQKLLEAGFNLNTVGGEIKGSPEVLLEQSSTMADQTEVVFSDSKHSIPSCFYEFALRYAKADGELYSGFVEASADKIFSSTDNRS; translated from the coding sequence ATGACTATCGATTTATTTTTTGAGCGTTTATGGCAACAGTATTTGGCGGTAACACCAAGCGCAGAGTCTATTCATGCCTTACTGGGCGGCGGCGCTCCAATCGTTAACGATCATATTGCGGTGCGCACTTTTAATCTGCCAAATACCGGCGTAGAAGCGTTTGCCAAGCACTTGCTAGCAATGGGTTATATCCAAGGAGGTACTTATCACTTTGCTAACAAGCACCTTGATGCAGCCCACTTTGAACATAGTGACCCAACAGTGCCTAAGGTGTTTATTAGTGAGTTACAAGTGGAAAGCCTTTCTCCTCAAGCGCAAGCTATTGTTCAGCGTTTGGCCTGCCAAGTGAATGACGAGTTATATCAACGCCCAGAAGTATTCTTTTCAGGTCGGCCTTGGCAGTTAAGCTATAGCGATTACCAAGCATTACTCGCTGAAAGCGAATATGCCGCATGGTTAGCAGCCTATGGCTACCGCGCTAATCACTTTACAGTTTCGGTAAACCAGCTGGCGGGCTACCAAAGCCTACAAGCGGTTAATCAAAAACTGTTGGAAGCAGGATTTAACTTAAATACGGTGGGTGGAGAGATTAAAGGTTCACCAGAAGTATTGCTTGAGCAATCCTCAACAATGGCCGATCAAACTGAGGTGGTGTTTAGTGACAGTAAACACAGCATACCCAGTTGTTTTTATGAGTTTGCGCTGCGTTATGCCAAGGCTGATGGTGAGTTGTACTCAGGCTTTGTAGAAGCGTCGGCAGATAAAATATTTAGTAGTACCGACAACCGTTCTTAA
- the rpe gene encoding ribulose-phosphate 3-epimerase yields MSKPFLIAPSILAADFARLGEEVDNVLAAGADVVHFDVMDNHYVPNLTVGPMVCKALRDYGITAPIDVHLMVKPVDAIIPEFAKAGASMITFHAEASEHIDRSLQLIKEQGCKAGLVLNPATPLHCLDYVMDKLDMILLMSVNPGFGGQKFIPNTLDKLRAVRKKIDESGYDIRLEIDGGVTPDNIAEVAQAGADMFVAGSAIFNQPDYKAVIDKMRAELAKVAN; encoded by the coding sequence ATGAGCAAACCTTTTTTAATTGCCCCTTCAATTTTAGCCGCAGATTTTGCCCGTTTGGGTGAAGAAGTGGATAACGTACTGGCTGCTGGTGCAGATGTGGTCCACTTTGATGTGATGGACAATCACTACGTGCCTAATCTAACCGTTGGTCCAATGGTGTGTAAGGCACTGCGAGATTACGGCATTACTGCACCCATTGATGTGCATTTAATGGTTAAGCCGGTAGATGCCATTATTCCTGAGTTTGCTAAAGCTGGGGCGAGCATGATTACCTTCCATGCTGAAGCCTCAGAGCACATCGACCGCAGTTTGCAGCTAATTAAAGAACAAGGCTGTAAAGCCGGTTTAGTATTAAACCCTGCTACACCTCTACACTGTCTTGATTACGTAATGGATAAGCTAGACATGATATTGTTAATGTCGGTAAACCCTGGTTTTGGCGGTCAAAAGTTCATTCCAAATACCCTAGATAAACTACGTGCAGTGCGTAAAAAGATTGACGAGAGTGGCTACGATATTCGTTTAGAAATTGATGGCGGTGTAACGCCAGACAATATTGCTGAAGTAGCACAAGCGGGTGCCGATATGTTTGTGGCGGGTTCTGCCATCTTCAATCAACCTGATTACAAAGCGGTAATCGATAAAATGCGTGCCGAACTGGCTAAAGTTGCTAATTAA
- a CDS encoding OsmC family protein — translation MKATVSWSKELQFIGKSSSGHQIEMDGDGAKAAASPMEYVLMAAGGCSSVDIISILSKARQQVTDCTVNLDSERAEGTPRVFTKIHLEFVVTGVDLSEKHVARAVQLSMEKYCSVSLMLSKSCEVSHSYRIESA, via the coding sequence ATGAAAGCGACCGTTTCTTGGTCTAAAGAACTGCAATTTATTGGAAAAAGTAGCTCAGGTCACCAAATTGAGATGGATGGTGATGGTGCAAAGGCTGCGGCAAGCCCTATGGAGTACGTACTAATGGCGGCCGGTGGTTGTAGTTCAGTAGATATTATTTCCATTTTGAGCAAAGCTAGACAGCAAGTTACTGATTGTACAGTTAATCTCGATTCTGAGCGGGCAGAAGGTACGCCGCGAGTATTTACTAAAATTCATCTCGAATTTGTAGTTACTGGGGTTGATTTAAGTGAAAAGCATGTGGCACGCGCAGTACAATTAAGCATGGAGAAGTACTGTTCTGTGTCGCTAATGTTGAGTAAAAGCTGTGAAGTAAGCCACAGCTATCGTATTGAATCTGCTTAA
- the crp gene encoding cAMP-activated global transcriptional regulator CRP: MVIGKPQADPVMEWFLSHCHIHKYPSKSTLIHAGEKAETLYYIVKGSVAVLIKDEEGKEMILSYLNQGDFMGELGLFEDTENPIRTAWIRAKSPCEVAEISYKKFRQLIQVNPEILMRLSGQMANRLQITSQKVGDLAFLDVTGRIAQTLLNLAKQPDAMTHPDGMQIKITRQEIGQIVGCSRETVGRILKMLEEQELITAHGKTIVVYGTR, translated from the coding sequence ATGGTAATTGGCAAACCTCAAGCTGATCCGGTGATGGAGTGGTTTCTTTCTCACTGTCACATTCATAAGTACCCATCAAAAAGTACTTTGATTCATGCTGGTGAAAAAGCTGAAACACTTTACTACATTGTAAAAGGTTCGGTGGCAGTATTAATTAAAGATGAAGAAGGCAAGGAAATGATCTTGTCTTACTTGAATCAAGGTGATTTCATGGGTGAATTGGGTCTTTTCGAAGACACTGAAAATCCAATTCGTACTGCTTGGATCCGCGCAAAAAGTCCTTGTGAGGTAGCGGAGATTTCTTACAAGAAATTCCGTCAGCTAATTCAAGTTAACCCTGAAATCTTAATGCGCCTTTCGGGCCAAATGGCTAACCGTTTGCAAATCACCAGCCAAAAAGTAGGTGACTTAGCATTCTTAGACGTTACTGGTCGAATCGCTCAAACGCTATTAAACCTAGCTAAGCAGCCAGATGCTATGACGCATCCAGATGGCATGCAGATTAAGATCACTCGCCAAGAGATCGGCCAAATTGTTGGTTGTTCTCGCGAAACGGTAGGCCGTATTCTTAAGATGCTAGAAGAGCAAGAGTTAATTACCGCACACGGTAAAACTATAGTGGTTTACGGCACACGCTAA
- a CDS encoding phosphoglycolate phosphatase, with translation MSQLQAVKLIAFDLDGTLVDSAPDLALAINAMLLDLGREQFPEQTVRHWVGNGAEVLIKRALSGSDTIASDIEESLYLQAKDLFVQHYSEKLCVASKLYDGVAESLEQLSRLNVPMAIVTNKPSVFTQPLLEALNLAQYFDVVLSGDSLPRKKPDPLPLQHLVERCQVEMADLLMVGDSKNDIQAAKAAGCRSLGLTYGYNYGEDIALSGPDLVADSLVTLLELIKDSVTA, from the coding sequence ATGAGCCAATTACAAGCGGTAAAGTTAATTGCTTTTGATTTAGACGGTACCTTAGTAGACAGCGCGCCTGATTTAGCCTTGGCTATTAATGCCATGCTGCTGGACTTGGGACGGGAGCAATTTCCAGAACAAACCGTTCGCCACTGGGTAGGCAATGGCGCTGAAGTGTTAATTAAACGCGCCTTGTCTGGTTCGGATACTATCGCCAGCGATATTGAAGAGAGCCTGTACTTACAAGCAAAAGATTTGTTTGTTCAGCATTATTCAGAAAAACTGTGTGTCGCCAGCAAGCTGTATGATGGCGTAGCTGAGAGTTTAGAACAGCTTTCTAGGCTAAATGTGCCAATGGCTATTGTCACCAATAAACCTAGCGTATTCACTCAGCCGCTATTAGAAGCTTTAAATTTGGCACAATACTTTGACGTAGTTTTATCAGGTGATTCTCTGCCACGTAAAAAGCCCGATCCACTGCCGCTGCAGCACTTAGTTGAGCGCTGCCAGGTTGAGATGGCAGATTTATTGATGGTGGGTGACTCAAAAAATGATATTCAAGCTGCAAAAGCCGCGGGTTGTCGCTCGCTAGGCTTGACCTATGGTTATAACTACGGTGAAGATATCGCACTTAGTGGCCCCGATTTGGTGGCAGACAGCCTTGTAACATTGCTTGAGTTAATTAAAGACTCGGTTACAGCTTAA
- a CDS encoding DUF2970 domain-containing protein, which yields MSVLKSVLGALFGVQSDKQRQHDFSQGKAWKFILVGIIMVTLFVLAIAALVSAIT from the coding sequence ATGTCTGTGTTGAAAAGTGTTCTCGGTGCGTTGTTTGGTGTTCAATCGGATAAACAACGGCAACATGACTTTAGCCAAGGCAAAGCGTGGAAGTTCATTCTAGTGGGTATCATTATGGTTACGCTGTTTGTATTAGCGATAGCAGCGCTAGTGTCGGCAATTACCTAA
- a CDS encoding Dam family site-specific DNA-(adenine-N6)-methyltransferase translates to MKKTRAFLKWAGGKYGLIEDIQQQLPEGDLLVEPFVGAASVFLNTDYPRYLLSDINPDLINMYQILQQCPQQFIDDAKHYFTQECNQSEYYYQVRKRFNATEDSYQRSLMFLYMNRHGYNGLCRYNRGGGFNVPFGSYKRPYFPEQELEFFAEKSQKAEFRCCSYVETFAEVKAGDIVYCDPPYAPLSPTASFTNYASKGFNRSDQERLGDLAIEAQQRGASVLISNHDLPLTRSIYQHSELSQLSVRRTISRKGQQRMKVAELLAYYQAN, encoded by the coding sequence ATGAAGAAAACACGTGCTTTTTTAAAATGGGCCGGCGGTAAATACGGCTTAATTGAAGACATCCAGCAACAATTACCTGAAGGTGATTTGCTGGTAGAGCCTTTTGTGGGCGCCGCTTCGGTGTTTTTAAATACCGATTATCCGCGCTACTTATTAAGTGACATTAACCCCGATTTGATCAATATGTATCAAATATTGCAGCAATGCCCGCAGCAGTTCATTGATGATGCCAAGCACTACTTCACGCAAGAGTGTAATCAAAGCGAGTATTACTACCAGGTGCGTAAACGTTTTAATGCCACCGAAGATAGCTACCAACGTTCTTTAATGTTTTTGTATATGAATCGTCACGGTTATAACGGCTTATGTCGCTATAACCGCGGTGGTGGTTTTAATGTGCCCTTCGGTTCTTATAAGCGCCCTTACTTCCCTGAACAAGAGCTGGAGTTTTTTGCCGAGAAGTCGCAAAAGGCCGAATTTCGTTGCTGCTCGTACGTGGAAACCTTTGCCGAAGTAAAGGCTGGCGATATAGTTTATTGCGATCCGCCTTATGCTCCGCTTAGTCCTACAGCTAGTTTTACCAACTACGCAAGTAAAGGCTTTAATCGAAGTGACCAAGAACGTTTAGGCGATTTAGCCATAGAGGCCCAGCAGCGGGGAGCTTCTGTATTGATTAGTAATCATGATTTACCGCTCACTCGCAGCATTTATCAGCATAGTGAATTGAGCCAACTAAGTGTGCGCCGAACCATTAGTCGTAAAGGGCAGCAACGAATGAAAGTTGCCGAACTATTGGCTTATTATCAGGCCAATTAA
- a CDS encoding cation transporter: protein MDLERKTLVVSAIIALLLATWGIAMGVYTESGAIMLDGVFNLLSSIMAFIGIRIAYLTSQNYNERFPMGYFAFEPLMVMVKGISILVLVAFALSANLQTMLAGGREPQIGMMLVYVAPAVAGCLLAWYVCLRSNQKQASNLLLAEQQGWLINSVISGAIGVALIIVLLIQDSSIGWIARYVDQILVIVFSLVFLKDPYLLVKNGFKELLLSAPDDAHTKPFLAALNEQSLIDGFSVADAMVMKTGRRFWVTLELECQQSQLALSDMVQQRKQLRALANQFYENNYTEIVFVEPKASSEDAAS from the coding sequence ATGGATCTTGAACGTAAAACCTTAGTTGTGTCGGCAATAATTGCTTTGCTGCTCGCTACGTGGGGCATAGCTATGGGAGTCTACACTGAATCTGGCGCCATTATGCTAGATGGCGTATTTAATCTACTATCCTCAATTATGGCATTCATAGGTATCCGTATCGCCTACCTAACCAGCCAAAACTACAATGAACGTTTTCCCATGGGCTATTTTGCCTTCGAGCCCTTAATGGTAATGGTGAAAGGTATCTCGATTTTAGTTTTGGTAGCATTTGCCTTATCAGCCAACTTGCAAACCATGCTTGCTGGTGGGCGAGAACCACAAATTGGCATGATGTTAGTGTATGTGGCGCCGGCTGTAGCGGGGTGTTTACTTGCGTGGTATGTATGTTTGCGTAGCAATCAAAAACAAGCATCTAATTTGCTTCTAGCGGAGCAGCAGGGTTGGTTAATCAACTCTGTGATCTCTGGTGCTATTGGCGTCGCGCTTATCATTGTATTGTTGATCCAAGATAGCAGCATCGGCTGGATAGCCCGCTACGTAGACCAAATATTGGTAATTGTGTTCTCCTTGGTGTTTCTAAAAGATCCGTACTTATTGGTTAAAAACGGTTTTAAAGAGTTACTGCTTAGCGCGCCTGATGATGCCCACACTAAGCCATTTTTAGCGGCACTTAATGAGCAATCTCTAATAGATGGTTTTAGTGTTGCTGATGCCATGGTAATGAAAACCGGCCGCAGATTTTGGGTAACTCTAGAGTTAGAATGCCAACAATCTCAACTTGCCCTTAGCGACATGGTGCAGCAGCGTAAACAGCTGAGAGCTTTAGCCAATCAATTTTATGAAAACAACTACACTGAGATAGTATTTGTAGAGCCTAAAGCTTCGAGCGAAGATGCTGCAAGTTGA
- a CDS encoding aspartate aminotransferase family protein encodes MSHAVTRALFDEVMVPNYAPAAIIPVKGEGSRLWDQDGREYIDFAGGIAVNCLGHCHPALVKSLTEQGNSLWHLSNVLTNEPALRLAKKLVDSTFSEKVFFCNSGAEANEAALKLARRYAIEHGSADKTKIIAFEQGFHGRTFFTVTVGGQAAYSDGFGPKPGDVEHIPYNDLAALEAIIDDQTCAVMMEPLQGEGGIISPDLEFAQKVRELCDKHQALLIFDEVQTGVGRTGELYAYMGLGVTPDILTSAKALGGGFPIGAMLTTTAIAASMKVGTHGSTYGGNPLACAVAETAFDIVNSEEVLSGVKQREQWFREALNRINEKYQVFAEVRGKGLLLGAVLNEQYQGRARDFLLAAAAEGLMVLVAGANVVRFTPSLIVPQADVELGMQRFEQAVANVVNA; translated from the coding sequence ATGTCACACGCTGTTACTCGCGCGCTATTCGATGAAGTTATGGTTCCAAACTATGCACCAGCGGCCATTATTCCGGTGAAGGGTGAAGGTTCGCGCTTATGGGATCAAGACGGTCGTGAGTATATCGACTTTGCTGGTGGTATCGCCGTTAACTGCTTAGGCCATTGTCATCCCGCGTTGGTGAAGAGCTTAACCGAACAAGGCAACTCACTGTGGCACCTAAGTAATGTACTCACTAATGAGCCAGCATTGCGTTTAGCCAAAAAATTGGTAGACAGTACCTTTTCTGAGAAAGTGTTCTTTTGTAATTCTGGCGCAGAAGCCAACGAAGCCGCACTAAAACTAGCGCGTCGTTACGCCATTGAGCATGGCTCTGCCGATAAAACCAAAATCATCGCTTTTGAACAAGGCTTCCATGGTCGTACTTTCTTTACCGTAACCGTGGGTGGTCAAGCGGCTTATTCAGACGGTTTTGGGCCAAAACCCGGCGATGTAGAGCACATTCCTTACAATGACCTTGCTGCCTTAGAAGCCATTATTGATGATCAAACCTGCGCAGTGATGATGGAACCCTTGCAAGGTGAGGGCGGCATTATTAGCCCTGACTTAGAGTTTGCACAAAAAGTGCGTGAGCTTTGTGATAAACACCAAGCTTTGCTTATTTTTGATGAAGTACAAACCGGTGTTGGCCGTACTGGCGAACTATACGCATACATGGGCTTAGGTGTAACGCCAGATATTTTAACTTCGGCTAAAGCCTTAGGCGGCGGTTTCCCAATTGGCGCGATGTTAACCACTACTGCTATTGCAGCTTCAATGAAAGTCGGCACGCATGGGAGCACCTATGGTGGTAACCCATTGGCTTGTGCTGTCGCTGAAACGGCTTTTGATATTGTTAACTCAGAAGAAGTACTAAGTGGCGTTAAGCAACGTGAACAATGGTTTAGAGAAGCACTTAATCGCATCAACGAGAAGTATCAGGTATTTGCAGAAGTGCGTGGCAAAGGTTTGCTGTTAGGTGCGGTATTAAATGAGCAATATCAGGGCCGAGCCAGAGACTTTCTATTGGCCGCAGCGGCTGAAGGGCTGATGGTTCTGGTAGCTGGTGCTAATGTTGTGCGTTTCACTCCATCTCTTATTGTTCCTCAAGCTGACGTTGAGTTAGGCATGCAGCGTTTTGAGCAAGCTGTTGCCAACGTGGTAAACGCTTAA
- the trpS gene encoding tryptophan--tRNA ligase, whose translation MSKPIVLSGIQPSGSLTIGNYIGAINQWIDMQNDYDCHFMLADLHAITVRQEPKQFTNQVLDGLAMYIACGLDPDKSTIFVQSQVPEHAQLAWALNCYTQMGELNRMTQFKDKSTKYASNTNAGLYTYPALMAADILLYQANAVPVGDDQKQHLELTRDIAHRFNNLYGEIFTVPEPFIPKFGARVMSLQEPSKKMSKSDDNPKAFILLSDTPKQIAKKIKASVTDSDEQARIYFDRNEKPGVSNLLTLQSVATGKSIDDLVASYEGKMYGHLKVDTADAVVAMMEPIQARYQALREDEAALQAIMAKGAERASEQASKTLRAVYDVLGFISLK comes from the coding sequence ATGAGTAAACCGATTGTATTAAGTGGCATTCAGCCTTCTGGTTCATTAACCATTGGTAACTATATTGGGGCAATAAATCAGTGGATTGATATGCAAAATGACTACGATTGTCATTTCATGTTAGCCGACTTACATGCCATTACTGTTCGCCAAGAACCTAAGCAGTTTACTAATCAAGTGTTAGATGGCTTAGCGATGTATATCGCTTGTGGTTTAGACCCAGACAAAAGCACCATATTTGTTCAGTCGCAAGTACCTGAGCATGCTCAACTTGCATGGGCGTTAAACTGTTACACGCAAATGGGTGAGCTGAATCGTATGACTCAGTTTAAAGACAAGTCGACCAAGTATGCGAGCAATACTAATGCGGGCTTATATACTTATCCTGCGTTAATGGCCGCCGATATTTTATTGTATCAAGCCAATGCTGTGCCAGTGGGAGACGATCAAAAACAACACCTTGAGCTAACTCGTGATATCGCCCATCGCTTTAATAATCTTTATGGCGAGATCTTTACAGTTCCTGAACCATTTATTCCAAAATTTGGTGCGCGGGTTATGTCTTTGCAAGAGCCCAGCAAGAAAATGTCTAAGTCTGATGACAACCCTAAGGCTTTCATCTTATTGAGTGACACGCCTAAACAGATCGCCAAAAAGATTAAAGCTTCGGTGACTGATTCTGATGAGCAGGCACGTATCTACTTTGATCGTAATGAAAAGCCTGGTGTATCTAACCTACTCACTTTGCAGTCGGTAGCAACTGGTAAGTCAATTGATGACTTAGTGGCAAGCTACGAAGGCAAAATGTACGGACACCTAAAAGTAGACACCGCTGACGCTGTAGTAGCGATGATGGAGCCTATTCAAGCTCGTTATCAAGCGCTACGAGAAGATGAGGCAGCTTTGCAGGCTATTATGGCTAAAGGTGCAGAACGTGCCAGTGAGCAAGCCAGTAAAACCCTACGTGCAGTTTATGACGTACTAGGTTTTATTAGTTTGAAGTAG